A DNA window from Thermococcus sp. 4557 contains the following coding sequences:
- a CDS encoding DUF1699 family protein — MRVEIKARNNAELIAKLRESLNEEVTEVYINLRPTKEILVRILERAPNVRKISCPPSLYPKVSKRVIAALAQMGIELVPEGYPRGRPRKYNERTIREVQNLLMKGVPAKEISTRMGIPLRTVYYLLEQTGMKPDRRGT; from the coding sequence ATGAGGGTGGAGATAAAAGCGCGCAACAACGCGGAGCTGATAGCAAAGCTCAGGGAGTCCCTGAATGAGGAGGTTACAGAGGTCTACATCAACCTCCGCCCGACGAAGGAGATACTCGTCAGGATACTCGAGCGGGCCCCCAACGTGCGCAAAATCTCCTGCCCGCCCAGCCTCTACCCCAAGGTCTCCAAGAGGGTCATCGCCGCGCTCGCCCAGATGGGCATAGAACTCGTCCCCGAGGGCTACCCCCGCGGAAGGCCGCGGAAATACAACGAACGCACCATCCGGGAGGTTCAGAACCTCCTGATGAAGGGGGTGCCGGCAAAGGAGATAAGCACCCGCATGGGCATCCCCCTGAGGACGGTCTATTACCTCCTGGAGCAGACCGGGATGAAACCCGACCGCAGGGGCACCTGA
- a CDS encoding GTP cyclohydrolase IV has protein sequence MPIFETQEETPKIKERLHRVGITNLRSVAKINWKGKVYTFLPLFEITIDVPEEKKGIHMSRLVESITEAMSEAVEEEVMEAHPSLEELGKAIIGRLEGKHPHKRAEVWIRTHLIIPRETPASGRTTYEPYDVEVGVIKHYDGSFEKVLRVKVIGNTACPHAMANNNGKTHIQRAVGELEVRTAFDEEIALEDMIDVVESSFSHPTYTLLKTIDENAVVQGMHANPKFVEDVAREIFAKAKERFNGRIHVRVISNESIHKHDVIAETWS, from the coding sequence ATGCCGATATTTGAGACCCAGGAGGAGACCCCGAAAATAAAGGAGCGCCTTCACCGCGTCGGGATTACCAACCTGCGGAGCGTTGCGAAGATAAACTGGAAGGGAAAGGTTTACACGTTCCTCCCGCTCTTCGAGATAACCATCGACGTCCCGGAGGAGAAGAAGGGAATCCACATGAGCCGGCTGGTCGAGAGCATAACCGAGGCCATGAGCGAGGCCGTTGAGGAGGAGGTCATGGAGGCCCATCCCTCGCTCGAGGAGCTCGGGAAGGCGATAATCGGCCGCCTGGAGGGCAAGCACCCGCACAAGCGCGCCGAGGTCTGGATAAGAACCCACCTCATCATCCCGCGGGAAACCCCTGCGAGCGGAAGGACCACCTACGAGCCCTACGACGTCGAAGTCGGCGTCATAAAGCACTACGACGGCTCCTTCGAGAAGGTCCTCCGCGTCAAGGTCATCGGAAACACCGCCTGCCCCCACGCGATGGCCAACAACAACGGGAAGACCCACATACAGAGGGCCGTAGGCGAGCTTGAGGTCAGGACTGCTTTTGATGAGGAGATAGCGCTGGAGGACATGATTGACGTTGTCGAGAGTTCGTTCAGCCATCCGACCTACACCCTGCTGAAGACGATAGACGAGAATGCAGTGGTCCAGGGAATGCACGCCAACCCGAAGTTCGTCGAGGACGTCGCGCGCGAGATATTCGCCAAGGCCAAGGAGCGCTTCAACGGGAGGATACACGTGAGGGTCATCAGCAACGAGAGCATCCACAAGCACGATGTGATAGCGGAGACGTGGAGCTAG
- a CDS encoding restriction endonuclease: protein MKRITLYEFQRKYLSTIRMEGMDVTPESLQRFFEVINSLYGREHEVLSLKYDTRRGEYYIKAHGSVGFAYHLSEPGFMVQVLPRPYRHDPDESRSLRFFLSLMNLSGGLGLGRKEIDDAVAIYARGEGGVHELFMYLYVYLLGRELFHGLYRGYSEVEEELQTIRGRVLLSRLARRPPLGRDVPVRHAVLDVDTPLNRVLRAALEVVVEVSAWEGVARSAEALVRYFADVGPLRQDDIKRVSFNPLNERFRPIFHLATMILMGFGKLPGKGLMVPGIFIEMDRLFEDLVYHTVLTAISGRGRVHRQHPLPPIVRDAEEIGARTGAVFTFGPPRPDIFVQMPEGRCILEVKYRNLSVKMGDTWWRKLVRSSSELYQVYSYSRISGGGALLVYPRLMGQYNGWLPDMFDESIETFSFFDGTPLGIVGYELSRIGREVLIARRGVVIDGKIAGNVRSLLESVCALKGERV from the coding sequence ATGAAAAGGATTACCCTCTACGAGTTCCAGAGGAAGTACCTGAGCACTATCCGTATGGAGGGCATGGACGTTACTCCCGAGAGCCTCCAGAGGTTCTTCGAGGTCATAAACAGCCTCTACGGTAGAGAACATGAGGTCCTGAGCCTCAAGTACGACACGAGGCGGGGCGAGTACTACATCAAGGCCCACGGGAGTGTCGGCTTCGCCTACCATCTGAGCGAGCCTGGCTTTATGGTACAGGTGCTTCCCAGGCCTTACAGGCACGACCCTGATGAGTCCCGCTCCCTGCGCTTTTTCCTTAGCCTGATGAACCTCAGCGGGGGTTTGGGGCTTGGACGGAAAGAGATAGACGATGCCGTCGCCATCTACGCGCGGGGCGAGGGAGGGGTTCACGAGCTGTTCATGTACCTCTACGTTTACCTGCTGGGCAGGGAACTCTTTCACGGCCTTTACAGGGGGTACTCGGAGGTTGAGGAGGAACTTCAGACGATACGGGGAAGGGTCCTTCTCTCCCGCCTGGCCAGGAGGCCCCCACTGGGTCGGGACGTTCCCGTGAGGCACGCGGTCCTCGACGTGGACACGCCCCTGAACAGGGTCCTGAGGGCGGCCCTGGAGGTGGTCGTGGAGGTTTCGGCGTGGGAGGGTGTGGCGAGGTCGGCCGAGGCTCTGGTGAGGTACTTTGCCGACGTCGGTCCTCTCCGGCAGGACGACATTAAGCGTGTCTCGTTCAACCCCCTGAACGAGAGGTTCAGGCCGATATTTCACCTGGCCACGATGATACTGATGGGCTTTGGAAAGCTCCCCGGGAAAGGCCTGATGGTGCCGGGAATATTCATAGAGATGGACCGCCTGTTCGAGGACCTTGTTTATCACACCGTCCTTACCGCCATCTCCGGAAGGGGAAGGGTTCACAGGCAACACCCCCTGCCGCCCATCGTCAGGGACGCGGAGGAGATAGGGGCCCGGACCGGTGCCGTCTTCACCTTCGGCCCGCCAAGACCTGACATCTTCGTCCAGATGCCCGAGGGCCGGTGCATTCTGGAGGTGAAGTACCGGAACCTGAGTGTAAAGATGGGCGACACCTGGTGGCGCAAGCTCGTCAGAAGTAGTAGCGAACTCTACCAGGTTTACTCCTACTCCCGCATCTCCGGGGGAGGGGCGCTCCTAGTGTACCCTCGTCTTATGGGCCAGTACAACGGGTGGCTTCCGGACATGTTTGATGAGAGCATCGAGACCTTCAGCTTCTTTGACGGCACTCCCTTGGGGATAGTGGGCTACGAGCTGTCGCGCATTGGCAGGGAGGTGCTCATAGCGCGCAGGGGAGTAGTCATCGACGGAAAAATCGCGGGGAACGTTAGGAGCCTCCTAGAGTCGGTATGCGCGTTGAAGGGGGAAAGGGTTTAA
- a CDS encoding McrB family protein, translated as MASIEPLRNSIYSINTFLKGEYEEFGFVIEEAILFPSGEHMAVMVRLEDDSRFLHVFNTEGTIMPGWEKGISIPCADEAILFPGRNGLAVFTKCAPGKVTIYPVVAKDPEGESITVTFSKLPLYVNFTPEGRLLFFGDHHLEYFAPEGLGVVKIPTPPNGYAYIHTVVDSKEALYMLYTWRNEGKQRLMVGRIKIPVFPYYSPREFWNGIETVSAASMVLGSGKPVGDLYLQEDGSFVAVLGTKGGREIYLLTPSRTGVVLIPGELIYLRFTSRGLFLITGVYGGSISAGIVPLERLLESREIGRDDLEGVFSLGRYVPSVVDPKYAGVSDDCEILYLGRTAYRAAGQKHYYYLRRDVDYLYRIRWETGSEEREEAEAREEEENAEEVGSIRTLLRRFRQVILYGPPGTGKTYLARKVAIKPEFVSFHQSFSYEDFVEGFRPAKGRDGVVYDVVDGVFKRTAVEAIYDSLPEKFRRRNATYAEKKRAVLDFLERRKAGEKVKLTPRREFYLVIDEINRGNISRIFGELITLLDPDKRLDGPNETIMRLPYSGELFAVPPNLYIIGTMNSADRSIALLDIALRRRFAFYEVLPRPELLSGMGVGGVNLEHLLSRLNAIIEREKGKDYTIGHGYFMDIASSENPEEDLYLVFYHKILPLFQEYFYGNWEQLGSFYPGFEFIDDRGRIVKMDQKSFMEALRRLVRVE; from the coding sequence ATGGCGAGTATAGAACCTTTGAGAAATTCTATTTACTCCATCAACACATTTCTGAAGGGGGAGTACGAGGAATTTGGCTTCGTCATCGAAGAGGCTATCCTCTTCCCGTCAGGGGAGCATATGGCGGTCATGGTAAGGCTTGAAGACGATTCCCGGTTTCTCCATGTTTTCAACACTGAGGGCACCATCATGCCCGGCTGGGAAAAGGGAATCTCTATTCCCTGCGCCGACGAAGCCATACTTTTCCCGGGAAGGAATGGACTGGCGGTTTTCACGAAATGTGCCCCTGGTAAGGTGACCATCTACCCCGTGGTTGCCAAGGATCCGGAGGGGGAGTCGATCACCGTGACCTTCTCAAAGCTTCCCCTCTACGTGAACTTCACTCCAGAGGGGAGGCTGCTTTTCTTCGGCGACCATCACCTCGAGTACTTCGCTCCCGAGGGCCTTGGGGTTGTCAAGATACCCACTCCTCCTAATGGTTACGCCTACATTCACACCGTTGTGGACAGTAAAGAGGCACTTTACATGCTTTACACTTGGAGAAACGAGGGGAAACAAAGGCTAATGGTGGGAAGAATAAAGATTCCGGTTTTCCCCTACTACTCCCCCCGGGAGTTCTGGAACGGTATTGAAACAGTGTCCGCTGCATCGATGGTTTTGGGGAGCGGTAAGCCCGTGGGCGATCTGTACCTGCAAGAGGACGGTTCCTTCGTGGCTGTTCTCGGAACTAAGGGGGGTAGGGAAATCTACCTTCTAACACCCAGCCGGACAGGAGTCGTACTTATTCCCGGCGAGCTTATATACCTCCGCTTCACCTCGCGGGGGCTGTTCTTGATAACCGGGGTATACGGGGGCAGTATAAGTGCGGGCATCGTGCCACTGGAGCGCCTTCTCGAGTCCAGGGAAATCGGACGGGACGACCTTGAGGGCGTGTTCTCCCTCGGACGGTACGTGCCGAGCGTGGTGGATCCCAAGTATGCCGGCGTTTCAGACGACTGCGAAATCCTCTACCTGGGGAGAACGGCCTACCGCGCGGCAGGCCAGAAGCATTACTACTACCTCCGCAGGGACGTGGACTACCTCTACAGAATACGCTGGGAAACAGGAAGTGAGGAGCGCGAGGAGGCAGAGGCCCGGGAGGAAGAGGAGAATGCTGAGGAGGTGGGGTCTATAAGAACCCTCCTCCGGAGGTTCAGGCAGGTCATACTCTATGGCCCTCCCGGTACCGGGAAGACTTACCTCGCCCGGAAGGTTGCGATTAAGCCGGAGTTCGTATCCTTCCACCAGTCCTTCAGTTACGAGGACTTCGTTGAGGGCTTCCGGCCGGCGAAAGGCAGGGACGGCGTCGTTTACGACGTGGTGGACGGGGTTTTCAAGAGAACAGCCGTGGAGGCCATCTACGACTCCCTCCCCGAGAAGTTCAGGAGGAGGAACGCCACCTACGCGGAGAAGAAGAGAGCGGTTTTAGATTTCCTCGAAAGGAGGAAGGCGGGGGAGAAGGTGAAGCTGACCCCGCGGAGGGAGTTCTACCTCGTCATAGACGAGATAAACCGCGGCAACATAAGCAGGATTTTCGGAGAGCTTATAACTCTCCTTGACCCCGACAAGAGGCTGGACGGACCCAACGAGACCATCATGAGACTCCCATACTCTGGGGAACTGTTCGCGGTTCCACCAAATCTCTACATAATCGGCACAATGAACTCCGCCGACAGGAGTATAGCGTTGCTTGACATCGCCCTGAGGAGAAGGTTCGCGTTCTACGAGGTCCTACCAAGGCCTGAACTGCTGTCCGGAATGGGAGTCGGCGGAGTGAACTTGGAGCATCTCCTCTCGAGGCTCAACGCCATCATAGAGAGGGAGAAAGGCAAGGATTACACCATAGGGCACGGCTACTTCATGGACATCGCATCGTCCGAGAACCCGGAGGAGGATCTCTACCTGGTGTTCTACCACAAGATACTGCCCCTCTTCCAGGAGTACTTCTACGGCAACTGGGAGCAATTGGGGTCATTCTATCCTGGCTTCGAGTTCATAGACGACAGGGGCAGGATAGTGAAGATGGACCAGAAGTCTTTCATGGAGGCCCTTCGCCGGCTGGTGAGGGTGGAATGA
- a CDS encoding ATP-binding protein, which produces MSRQTFVDRKRELEFLEKRYRSDKAELLIIYGRRRIGKTELLLQFARDKPHVYFLATEKPYHENLRELQKLLAEFLGDELFSRISFHDIDELLMAFAERVRDERVVLVIDEFPLLIERYRPVLSLLQRTWDLKLSKGRIMLILCGSSVSAMETEVLGYKSPLYGRRTGQWRLTEIPFFHIGEFLPGYSIEDLVKVWGVVGGIPAYLLKFEPEKGFNENVVDNVLSKGAFLYEEAEILLREELREPANYFAILEAIAGGRNRFGEIVNATGLDKSLVSKYLSVLQRLGIVRREVSVTSTAKEASKRGLYSIDDNYFSFWFRYVLPNRSYLEAGLAEDVWERSLKDFNAYMGSAFERLIGSPEVFIELTGFHFTKLGRWWHRGEEIDLLALNEREKKALFVEVKWKNLSEREARGILKDLERKGELVGLEDWKKHWGLVARKVDGKERLNAEGWRVWDLGDFEVHSRKLTNSRPKPIS; this is translated from the coding sequence ATGAGTAGACAAACTTTCGTGGACCGGAAGCGGGAGCTCGAGTTTCTGGAGAAGAGATACCGCAGTGACAAAGCCGAACTGCTCATTATATACGGCCGCAGGAGAATTGGAAAGACCGAGCTGCTCCTCCAGTTCGCCCGGGACAAACCCCATGTTTATTTCCTCGCAACAGAAAAGCCGTACCATGAGAATCTCCGAGAGCTTCAAAAGCTCCTCGCGGAATTCCTCGGCGATGAATTATTCAGCAGAATCTCTTTCCACGATATTGACGAGCTTCTGATGGCCTTCGCCGAGAGGGTACGTGATGAACGCGTTGTCCTGGTGATTGACGAGTTTCCCCTGCTTATAGAACGCTACCGGCCGGTTCTCTCGCTCCTTCAGAGGACATGGGACTTGAAGCTCTCGAAGGGCAGAATAATGCTGATTCTCTGCGGTTCGAGTGTTTCGGCAATGGAAACGGAGGTTTTGGGTTACAAAAGCCCACTCTACGGAAGACGGACCGGGCAGTGGCGCTTAACGGAGATTCCCTTCTTCCACATCGGTGAGTTTCTTCCTGGCTATTCGATCGAAGACCTCGTGAAGGTCTGGGGTGTGGTGGGAGGGATTCCGGCTTACCTCCTGAAGTTTGAGCCTGAAAAGGGCTTTAACGAAAACGTCGTTGACAACGTCCTCTCAAAGGGTGCCTTTCTCTACGAAGAGGCCGAGATACTCCTGAGGGAAGAGCTCAGGGAGCCGGCCAACTACTTCGCGATACTCGAGGCGATAGCGGGTGGGAGGAACAGATTTGGGGAGATTGTGAACGCAACTGGGCTCGATAAAAGCCTCGTCTCCAAGTACCTGAGCGTCCTTCAGAGGCTTGGAATAGTCCGGAGGGAAGTTTCCGTCACCTCAACTGCCAAAGAAGCAAGCAAAAGAGGACTCTATTCCATAGACGACAACTACTTCTCCTTCTGGTTCAGGTATGTCCTCCCGAACAGGAGCTACCTTGAGGCCGGACTGGCGGAGGACGTCTGGGAGCGTTCGCTGAAGGATTTCAACGCCTATATGGGTTCGGCCTTCGAACGACTTATTGGAAGTCCGGAGGTTTTCATCGAGCTCACTGGCTTCCACTTCACGAAACTCGGTCGCTGGTGGCACAGGGGAGAGGAGATTGACCTCCTCGCGTTGAACGAGCGTGAGAAAAAGGCTTTGTTCGTTGAGGTGAAGTGGAAAAACCTTAGCGAGAGGGAAGCGCGGGGGATTTTGAAGGACCTGGAGAGGAAGGGTGAGTTGGTTGGCCTCGAAGACTGGAAAAAGCACTGGGGGCTGGTTGCCAGGAAAGTTGACGGAAAGGAAAGGTTAAACGCCGAAGGCTGGCGGGTTTGGGATTTGGGTGATTTTGAAGTGCATTCCCGAAAATTAACAAATTCCCGTCCAAAACCCATTAGTTAA
- a CDS encoding type II toxin-antitoxin system RelE/ParE family toxin, with amino-acid sequence MIKDRISKLSFFPLARLDVQKLKGYGNVYRLRVGQYRVIFEYLKEDRVVKILKVGKRENVYGDDL; translated from the coding sequence TTGATAAAGGACAGGATATCCAAGCTGTCTTTCTTCCCTCTGGCCCGACTGGATGTTCAAAAGCTCAAGGGATATGGGAACGTTTACCGCCTGCGCGTTGGACAGTATCGAGTAATCTTCGAGTACCTGAAAGAAGATAGAGTTGTCAAAATCCTAAAAGTAGGCAAGAGGGAGAACGTTTACGGGGATGACCTATAG
- a CDS encoding elongation factor EF-2, giving the protein MGRREEMVAKIKELMTQPERIRNMGIAAHIDHGKTTLSDNLLAGAGMISEELAGKQLVLDFDEQEQARGITINAANVSMVHNYEGQDYLINLIDTPGHVDFGGDVTRAMRAIDGAIIVVDAVEGVMPQTETVLRQALREYVKPVLFINKVDRLIKELKLGPNDILQRFAKIITDVNRLIKKYAPDEFKNQWFVKVEDGSVAFGSAYYNWALSVPYMKKTGVSFKDIVELTNSGDLKTLRQKAPLHVVVLDMVVKHLPNPLEAQKYRIPHLWRGDVESEVGQAMMKCDPKGKMVMVVTKIILDKHAGEVSTGRVWSGTVKTGQEVYLINAKRKARIQQVGIYMGPERVNMEAVPAGNIVAVTGLRDAMAGETVSQEQIEPFEALHYASEPVVTVAIEAKNVKDLPKLIEALRQLAKEDPTLHVKIDEETGQHLLSGMGELHLEVKLVKLKEDWKLDVDVSPPIVVYRESVSKISPIVEGKSPNKHNRFYITVEPLPDQIYEAIHEGLIPEGRPKDPKAVAKKLAELGMDYEVAKGIVDIYHGNIFLDNTKGIQYLNEVMDLLVDGFHQAMDEGPLAKEPVMKVMVRLHDAKIHEDNVHRGPAQIYPAIRSAIQCAMMKAQPILYEPYQKVIINVPYEYMGAVSREINQRRGQLIDMRQEGEVMIIISEAPVAEMFGFAGAIRGATSGRALWSTEHAGFKRVPGELATNIIRQIRQRKGLDPNPPREQDVCPQQ; this is encoded by the coding sequence ATGGGAAGAAGGGAAGAGATGGTTGCGAAGATTAAAGAGCTCATGACCCAGCCCGAGAGGATCAGGAACATGGGTATTGCCGCTCACATTGACCACGGTAAGACGACGCTGAGCGACAACCTGCTCGCCGGCGCTGGAATGATTAGCGAGGAGCTCGCCGGAAAGCAGCTCGTCCTCGATTTCGACGAGCAGGAGCAGGCGAGAGGTATCACCATCAACGCGGCCAACGTTTCGATGGTTCACAACTACGAGGGCCAGGACTACCTCATCAACCTCATCGACACCCCGGGTCACGTTGACTTCGGTGGTGACGTTACCAGGGCCATGCGTGCCATCGACGGTGCCATCATCGTCGTTGACGCCGTTGAGGGTGTCATGCCCCAGACCGAGACCGTTCTCAGGCAGGCCCTGAGGGAGTATGTCAAGCCGGTTCTCTTCATCAACAAGGTTGACCGTCTCATCAAGGAGCTCAAGCTCGGTCCGAACGACATCCTCCAGAGGTTCGCCAAGATCATCACCGACGTCAACAGGCTCATCAAGAAGTACGCCCCGGACGAGTTCAAGAACCAGTGGTTCGTCAAGGTCGAGGACGGTAGCGTTGCCTTCGGTAGCGCTTACTACAACTGGGCCCTCAGCGTCCCCTACATGAAGAAGACCGGCGTTTCCTTCAAGGACATCGTCGAGCTCACCAACAGCGGCGACCTCAAGACCCTCAGGCAGAAGGCCCCGCTCCACGTCGTCGTCCTCGATATGGTCGTCAAGCACCTGCCGAACCCGCTCGAAGCCCAGAAGTACAGGATCCCGCACCTCTGGAGGGGCGACGTCGAGAGCGAGGTCGGCCAGGCCATGATGAAGTGCGACCCGAAGGGCAAGATGGTCATGGTCGTCACCAAGATCATCCTCGACAAGCACGCCGGTGAGGTTTCAACCGGCCGTGTCTGGAGCGGTACGGTTAAGACCGGCCAGGAGGTCTACCTCATCAACGCCAAGAGGAAGGCCAGGATCCAGCAGGTCGGTATCTACATGGGTCCCGAGAGGGTCAACATGGAGGCCGTTCCGGCCGGTAACATCGTCGCCGTCACCGGACTGCGCGACGCCATGGCCGGTGAGACCGTCTCCCAGGAGCAGATCGAGCCGTTTGAGGCCCTCCACTACGCCAGCGAGCCGGTCGTTACCGTCGCCATCGAGGCCAAGAACGTCAAGGACCTTCCGAAGCTCATCGAGGCGCTCAGGCAGCTCGCCAAGGAGGACCCGACCCTCCACGTCAAGATCGACGAGGAGACCGGCCAGCACCTCCTCAGCGGTATGGGTGAGCTCCACCTCGAGGTCAAGCTCGTCAAGCTCAAGGAGGACTGGAAGCTCGACGTCGATGTCAGCCCGCCGATCGTCGTCTACCGCGAGAGCGTCAGCAAGATCAGCCCGATAGTCGAAGGAAAGAGCCCGAACAAGCACAACAGGTTCTACATCACCGTGGAGCCGCTTCCGGACCAGATATACGAGGCCATCCACGAGGGACTTATCCCCGAGGGCAGGCCGAAGGACCCGAAGGCCGTCGCCAAGAAGCTCGCCGAGCTCGGCATGGACTACGAGGTCGCCAAGGGTATAGTTGACATATACCACGGCAACATATTCCTCGACAACACCAAGGGTATCCAGTACCTCAACGAGGTCATGGACCTCCTCGTCGACGGATTCCACCAGGCCATGGACGAGGGTCCGCTCGCCAAGGAGCCGGTCATGAAGGTTATGGTCAGGCTCCACGACGCCAAGATCCACGAGGACAACGTCCACCGCGGTCCGGCCCAGATATACCCGGCCATCAGGAGTGCCATCCAGTGCGCCATGATGAAGGCCCAGCCGATCCTCTACGAGCCCTACCAGAAGGTCATCATCAACGTGCCCTACGAGTACATGGGCGCCGTCAGCAGGGAGATCAACCAGAGGCGCGGCCAGCTCATCGACATGAGGCAGGAGGGCGAGGTCATGATCATCATCTCGGAGGCCCCGGTCGCCGAGATGTTCGGATTCGCCGGAGCCATCCGTGGCGCCACCAGCGGAAGGGCCCTCTGGAGCACCGAGCACGCCGGCTTCAAGAGGGTTCCGGGAGAGCTGGCCACCAACATCATCAGGCAGATCAGGCAGAGGAAGGGTCTCGACCCGAACCCGCCGAGGGAGCAGGACGTCTGCCCGCAGCAGTGA
- a CDS encoding DUF4129 domain-containing protein, with amino-acid sequence MDMDQRKTSALIMLTLMVTFALIQSSTVHGGTTALNFEWYFFLSALFLFGAAGYIVKLAIEGRLNTRSARKGKRNIFADMITFLALMVAVYLLFFNRRPEKLVEGKEVGRTLEGVWYNVTSGDFVVVWRQFPGWAYLIPVLLFVAIVLTARHVKKKRPVPEVKFEPELTYDAIEGTPAEKVIRMYKNVVEGLVEKGYPYRKSWTHWEHEEKLREIFPDLKDLDVLTRLFEKARYAERLSDGDVAVARESYDRLMEFLR; translated from the coding sequence ATGGACATGGACCAGCGGAAAACCTCCGCGCTCATCATGCTCACCCTCATGGTTACCTTCGCCCTCATCCAGTCCTCAACCGTCCACGGCGGCACGACGGCCCTTAACTTCGAGTGGTACTTCTTCCTCTCCGCACTCTTCCTCTTCGGTGCCGCAGGTTACATCGTCAAGCTGGCCATCGAGGGCCGTCTCAACACCCGCAGCGCGAGGAAGGGGAAGAGAAACATCTTCGCAGACATGATAACGTTCCTGGCGCTGATGGTCGCGGTTTATCTGCTCTTCTTCAACAGGAGGCCTGAGAAGCTGGTGGAGGGCAAAGAAGTGGGTAGGACCCTCGAGGGGGTCTGGTACAACGTCACATCGGGCGATTTCGTGGTGGTGTGGAGGCAGTTCCCGGGCTGGGCCTACCTGATTCCAGTCCTTCTCTTCGTGGCCATAGTCCTCACGGCCAGACATGTCAAGAAAAAGCGGCCCGTTCCGGAGGTCAAGTTCGAGCCTGAGCTTACCTACGACGCCATCGAGGGAACGCCCGCTGAGAAGGTTATTCGAATGTACAAGAACGTTGTCGAGGGCCTCGTGGAAAAGGGATATCCCTACCGGAAGAGCTGGACCCACTGGGAGCACGAGGAGAAGCTGAGGGAGATATTCCCCGACCTCAAGGACCTGGACGTTCTTACCCGGCTCTTCGAGAAAGCCAGATACGCCGAAAGATTGAGTGATGGGGACGTCGCTGTCGCCCGCGAGAGCTACGACAGACTCATGGAGTTCCTCAGGTAG
- a CDS encoding HD domain-containing protein: MKVIRDTIHGDISLDGFTLRLVDTPEFQRLRRITQLGLAFLAYPSARHTRFEHSLGTFYLAKRIAEHNPEIEEGAVYAALLHDLGHYPFSHTLEALYPRHEENTKWFIRHGEIGDVIGEHYSVGEFFKLLKHPLVSGDIDADRMDYLVRDAYYTGVAYGLVDLDRLVRNLLWRDGMLVVGEKGVMAAQSLLLARSMMYPTVYQHHVSKIASAMLVTAVELEGIPFEEIRTMDEVDLMARLRASERAEVRELVRAVDDRRLYKRVLYSASDPGVDSVAELRRELGAEFGHLAIVDYPPKPKFEEKNAFVETETGLKRLSEVSPLVRSLVELKDTHWRWGVYARTDVREEVERFLGAFFD; this comes from the coding sequence ATGAAAGTAATACGGGACACGATTCACGGAGACATATCACTGGATGGTTTCACACTGAGGCTCGTCGATACCCCCGAGTTCCAGAGACTCCGGAGAATAACCCAGCTCGGCTTAGCTTTCCTCGCATACCCCTCGGCCAGGCACACGCGCTTCGAGCACTCGCTGGGAACTTTCTATCTTGCGAAAAGGATAGCCGAGCACAACCCCGAAATCGAGGAAGGCGCCGTTTACGCGGCCCTGCTCCACGACCTCGGCCACTATCCCTTCAGCCACACGCTCGAGGCCCTCTACCCGCGGCACGAGGAGAATACGAAGTGGTTCATAAGGCATGGTGAAATCGGGGACGTGATCGGGGAGCACTATTCCGTGGGGGAGTTCTTCAAGCTCCTCAAGCACCCCCTCGTGAGCGGAGACATAGACGCCGACAGGATGGATTACCTGGTGCGGGACGCATACTACACCGGCGTGGCCTACGGGTTGGTTGACCTCGACAGGCTCGTGAGGAATCTGCTGTGGAGGGACGGCATGCTCGTCGTTGGGGAGAAGGGTGTAATGGCCGCCCAGAGCCTTCTCCTGGCGAGGAGCATGATGTATCCCACCGTTTACCAGCACCACGTCTCGAAGATAGCGAGTGCCATGCTCGTAACGGCCGTTGAGCTCGAGGGGATTCCCTTCGAGGAAATACGCACCATGGACGAGGTTGATCTGATGGCAAGGCTCAGGGCGAGTGAGAGGGCGGAGGTTCGGGAGCTCGTTCGGGCGGTGGACGACAGGAGGCTCTACAAGCGCGTTCTCTACAGCGCCAGCGACCCCGGGGTGGACTCTGTCGCCGAACTCCGGAGGGAGCTTGGGGCCGAGTTTGGACACCTCGCCATCGTTGACTATCCCCCCAAACCCAAGTTCGAGGAGAAGAACGCCTTCGTGGAGACCGAAACCGGACTGAAGCGCCTCAGTGAGGTCTCGCCTCTCGTCCGTTCCCTCGTTGAACTGAAGGACACCCACTGGCGCTGGGGAGTCTACGCGAGGACGGACGTGAGGGAGGAGGTTGAAAGGTTTCTGGGGGCTTTCTTTGATTGA